The following proteins are co-located in the Flammeovirga kamogawensis genome:
- a CDS encoding GNAT family N-acetyltransferase, whose amino-acid sequence MIKLRTLTLNDLDEYKLWLLPHHTYQNLNAPYYKKKSVDEIESFIQQLKTDFKTDINPLPQKRIITNEANKLIGEVTWRWRSEETNWMEIGIVVFNPDFWFKGIGYQALYLWIDLLFAEKPELVRLGLTTWSGNEGMMKLSKKLGMKKEAQFRNARIVKGKYFDSLSYGILRSEWEEQKLQ is encoded by the coding sequence ATGATTAAACTAAGAACATTAACCCTAAATGACCTAGATGAATATAAGCTGTGGTTGCTTCCTCATCACACCTATCAAAATTTAAATGCTCCGTATTACAAAAAGAAATCTGTTGATGAAATAGAAAGCTTTATCCAACAATTAAAAACTGATTTTAAAACCGATATAAATCCACTTCCACAAAAAAGAATAATTACCAATGAAGCAAATAAACTTATTGGTGAAGTTACCTGGAGATGGAGGTCTGAGGAAACTAATTGGATGGAAATTGGAATAGTTGTTTTCAACCCAGATTTTTGGTTTAAAGGCATTGGTTACCAGGCGCTATATCTTTGGATTGATTTACTTTTTGCTGAAAAACCTGAATTAGTTAGACTTGGGTTAACAACATGGTCTGGTAATGAAGGGATGATGAAACTTTCAAAAAAGTTAGGGATGAAAAAAGAGGCTCAATTTAGAAATGCTAGAATTGTGAAAGGCAAATATTTTGATTCTCTAAGTTATGGCATTCTCCGTTCGGAGTGGGAAGAACAAAAACTACAATAG
- a CDS encoding DMT family transporter: MPTKNKYYLFLIFTTFIWGTNFHVSQIALSYTSSMLTGTYRYTLGALFLIAIILFKKPSKEQIQKSISKWKEIVFLGIVGAFLYNILFLEGLKFTSAFNGVLIIGLTPLNTALISIPMLKTKLKPKQIIGICFGFTGILMVITKGDIATIQNLTFSKGDLYILAANISFSFGNVFIKKYLTGISPLWLTTLVTVVACICFISVSLFTEQFIFPTTKEYLLAIFFMGALSTAICGAFWFISIKEIGAETSALFMNLVPVFGTSASFLLGDEIVPAQVIGGLLVVVGLLFNSFKLKYPFNR, translated from the coding sequence ATGCCAACAAAAAACAAATATTATTTATTCCTCATTTTTACAACTTTTATATGGGGAACAAACTTCCATGTCTCTCAAATTGCATTAAGTTATACCTCTTCTATGCTAACAGGTACCTACAGATATACATTAGGAGCCTTATTTTTGATTGCCATAATTTTGTTCAAAAAACCTTCGAAAGAACAAATTCAAAAAAGTATTTCTAAATGGAAAGAAATTGTCTTCTTAGGTATTGTGGGAGCGTTTCTATATAATATTCTCTTTTTAGAAGGCTTAAAGTTCACCTCTGCATTTAATGGTGTTTTAATTATTGGCCTTACCCCTCTTAATACTGCTTTAATATCTATACCAATGTTAAAGACAAAATTGAAACCTAAACAAATAATTGGTATTTGCTTTGGCTTTACGGGTATACTTATGGTTATAACCAAAGGAGATATTGCAACTATACAAAACCTTACCTTCTCTAAAGGAGATTTATATATTTTAGCTGCAAACATCAGTTTTTCTTTTGGTAATGTTTTTATAAAAAAATATTTAACAGGAATAAGCCCGCTATGGTTAACAACACTAGTAACTGTTGTGGCATGTATATGCTTTATTTCCGTAAGTCTTTTTACAGAACAATTTATTTTTCCTACAACTAAAGAATATTTATTAGCTATTTTCTTTATGGGTGCACTATCTACAGCTATTTGTGGAGCTTTTTGGTTTATATCAATCAAAGAAATTGGAGCTGAAACTAGTGCTTTATTTATGAATTTAGTACCAGTATTTGGTACATCAGCTTCTTTTTTATTGGGCGATGAAATCGTTCCTGCTCAGGTTATTGGTGGTTTATTAGTTGTGGTTGGCTTATTATTCAATAGTTTTAAACTGAAATACCCTTTCAATAGATAA